A window of Phyllobacterium sp. T1293 contains these coding sequences:
- a CDS encoding AAA family ATPase, with amino-acid sequence MDVGLTTIDEKDITKHLPVAQAMVTRFVVVETGDAKSGTEIAGTGRRFVSTVSTGGLRSTREVDLTKAIQAVRPDDQMLSIAQHTLLFRARRGVAVALAVADVFARQSDLENLMARNASAPLQGEEAAHFKKLLSAAAYVSAFALSAYLSQLIEADTQATNDIKAPEFNFDTAQDALKSVIGGLDRSIAGAADEQTMLARAKAYAAAAIEGLLQRKGRFDGLGSFEDTHLRLDSDDFTLDGFDVAPGKKRTPLVMTFRKPEEVVGNHIAKYQALKLSKMLMAYDFDRQLNPFVELGGFLFTFIGDGAPGTGKTTLIQMIAGLVNDYCQVAGYAFHYENFGVDQISSYQGKSGQNCRQFVNNVLNPRIIGFGTVDDIDQVAARRSDDRASAGQQEITGVLMEAFAGASTVVRGNCSFGMFSNYPENVDDALRQRAGARWLVDGPQTRNDYIDIFALLAGKNHKIPLGDHKLFEDQQIERAVETAYDQLSKPQEDGLKLVYERFISDNGEPETLTDIGTYLHMIKEREPRFTGRAIKNVTDAIKMRAMDIELPDEWFEKPESFMHKPYDEKKAMVEELRKPFTMEMVLQETNRYADSEFRYADKSDDAAVEKIVRDARLRERAIKQVEDLKAKGQWDA; translated from the coding sequence ATGGATGTCGGTTTGACCACCATTGACGAGAAGGACATCACCAAGCATCTGCCCGTGGCGCAGGCCATGGTGACACGCTTTGTCGTGGTTGAAACGGGCGATGCAAAATCCGGGACGGAAATTGCCGGCACGGGCCGCCGGTTCGTGTCGACGGTTTCAACGGGAGGTTTGCGTTCCACGCGCGAAGTGGATCTGACCAAGGCGATTCAGGCCGTGCGCCCGGATGATCAGATGCTGTCCATTGCCCAGCATACACTGCTCTTTCGCGCCCGTCGCGGTGTTGCTGTTGCACTTGCGGTGGCCGATGTGTTTGCTCGTCAGAGCGACCTCGAGAACCTGATGGCACGCAATGCCTCCGCCCCGCTGCAGGGTGAAGAGGCTGCCCATTTCAAAAAGCTGCTGTCAGCCGCCGCTTATGTCTCGGCCTTTGCACTTTCTGCCTATCTGTCACAGCTCATTGAAGCGGATACGCAAGCCACCAATGATATCAAAGCGCCGGAATTTAATTTCGATACGGCACAGGATGCGCTGAAATCCGTCATTGGCGGGCTTGACCGATCCATTGCCGGGGCAGCTGATGAACAGACCATGCTGGCACGGGCAAAGGCCTATGCCGCTGCAGCCATTGAGGGACTGCTACAACGCAAGGGCCGTTTTGATGGTCTGGGCAGTTTTGAAGACACACATCTGCGTCTCGATAGCGATGATTTCACGCTTGATGGTTTTGACGTGGCGCCGGGCAAAAAGCGCACGCCACTTGTTATGACCTTCCGGAAACCCGAAGAAGTCGTTGGCAATCACATTGCCAAATATCAGGCCCTGAAACTGTCCAAAATGTTGATGGCCTATGATTTTGATCGGCAGCTCAATCCCTTTGTCGAACTGGGCGGCTTTCTGTTCACGTTCATCGGCGATGGCGCGCCGGGTACAGGCAAGACAACGCTGATCCAGATGATAGCCGGTCTCGTCAATGATTATTGCCAGGTGGCAGGCTATGCCTTCCACTACGAGAATTTCGGCGTTGACCAGATTTCATCCTATCAGGGCAAATCGGGACAGAACTGCCGTCAGTTCGTCAATAATGTGCTCAATCCGCGTATCATCGGTTTTGGAACGGTTGATGATATCGATCAGGTTGCGGCGCGGCGATCCGACGACCGCGCCTCCGCTGGACAGCAGGAAATCACCGGCGTGCTGATGGAAGCTTTTGCCGGGGCTTCGACTGTGGTGCGCGGCAATTGTTCTTTCGGTATGTTCTCCAACTATCCTGAGAATGTCGATGATGCGCTGCGCCAGCGCGCCGGTGCCCGCTGGCTGGTGGATGGCCCACAAACGCGCAATGATTATATCGATATTTTCGCGCTGCTTGCGGGCAAGAACCACAAGATTCCGCTTGGCGATCACAAACTGTTCGAGGATCAGCAGATCGAACGGGCCGTTGAAACAGCCTATGATCAACTGTCGAAGCCGCAGGAAGACGGGTTGAAGCTTGTCTATGAGCGGTTCATCTCGGACAATGGCGAGCCGGAGACGCTCACCGATATCGGCACCTATCTGCACATGATCAAGGAGCGGGAACCTCGCTTTACCGGACGCGCGATCAAGAACGTTACCGATGCGATCAAGATGCGCGCGATGGATATCGAGCTGCCGGATGAATGGTTCGAAAAGCCCGAGAGTTTCATGCATAAGCCCTATGATGAGAAAAAAGCGATGGTTGAGGAACTGCGCAAGCCTTTCACCATGGAAATGGTTTTGCAGGAAACCAATCGCTATGCGGATTCGGAATTCCGCTATGCCGATAAGTCAGACGATGCCGCCGTTGAGAAGATCGTGCGCGATGCGCGTCTGCGCGAACGGGCAATCAAGCAAGTGGAAGACTTGAAAGCCAAAGGGCAGTGGGACGCCTGA
- a CDS encoding DUF6638 family protein gives MDLLYENELIYGRLLTVDQSHLIERYNRALTAFGFKATKLKTFEIDRTGFSPEIAAELKDASYLDPNGVNRRFIILTPDQATLPVVHTQFSNTSQLMYEFFNSNARAINALTIKDVIYGEIEDSVSVVNDIEDLLSINQVEFRVLSAENVMGQAAELRLLVDRLQNEPNTWRDNDVLNRMVELAKVTGDIRENSLVPDKVVFRHKAFWTSHFGGIYIFVDDNTTTVIGDPAAPGFRRSRPWQVNYISIKDADQVFQFLSSTGRIELPRASWVEQSGYLENRGEMIIRHLIQTLEPERNLTGIDRIWLQTWIHANASLINHDGTWPFLNAVKREIAQTGQINLSEIDPVRRFLVVRALPRHPDAWLVNQLISDFVPWDFLSRYVFNKQGFYADYTKWSPTYQEHVVDKLKTTYLKDKEGLRKRLYGLTS, from the coding sequence ATGGACCTTCTCTACGAAAACGAGTTGATTTACGGGCGTCTTCTGACTGTTGATCAGTCGCATTTGATCGAGCGTTACAACCGCGCACTGACGGCGTTCGGCTTCAAGGCAACCAAACTGAAGACCTTCGAGATCGACCGGACAGGCTTTTCCCCGGAGATTGCCGCCGAGCTGAAGGATGCGTCTTATCTCGATCCCAATGGCGTCAACAGGCGCTTTATCATTCTCACGCCTGATCAGGCCACCTTGCCGGTGGTTCACACACAATTCTCCAATACATCGCAGTTGATGTACGAATTTTTCAACAGCAATGCGCGAGCGATCAACGCCTTGACGATCAAGGACGTTATCTATGGCGAGATCGAAGATAGCGTTTCTGTTGTCAATGATATTGAAGACCTGCTGTCGATCAATCAGGTCGAATTCCGCGTGCTTTCGGCTGAGAATGTCATGGGGCAGGCGGCGGAACTGCGTCTGCTGGTAGACCGGCTTCAGAATGAACCGAACACATGGCGCGATAATGATGTGCTGAACCGTATGGTGGAGCTTGCCAAGGTCACGGGTGATATCCGCGAGAACTCGCTGGTGCCTGATAAGGTTGTCTTTCGCCACAAGGCCTTCTGGACCAGTCATTTCGGCGGCATCTACATCTTTGTCGATGACAATACGACCACGGTCATCGGTGATCCAGCCGCGCCGGGCTTTCGGCGTTCACGCCCTTGGCAGGTCAATTATATTTCCATCAAGGACGCCGATCAGGTCTTCCAGTTTCTATCCTCGACGGGCCGTATCGAGTTGCCTCGCGCGTCGTGGGTTGAACAGTCAGGCTACCTTGAAAACCGGGGCGAGATGATCATCCGCCATCTCATCCAGACGCTTGAGCCGGAGCGCAATCTGACCGGCATCGACCGCATCTGGTTGCAGACGTGGATTCACGCCAATGCCAGCCTTATCAACCATGATGGGACGTGGCCGTTCCTGAATGCCGTCAAGCGCGAGATTGCCCAGACCGGACAAATCAATCTGTCCGAGATTGATCCGGTGCGCCGCTTTCTGGTTGTGCGGGCATTGCCGCGCCACCCGGATGCCTGGCTTGTCAATCAGTTGATCAGCGATTTTGTGCCATGGGATTTTCTCTCGCGCTATGTCTTCAACAAGCAGGGGTTTTATGCCGATTACACCAAATGGAGCCCCACCTATCAGGAACACGTTGTCGATAAACTCAAAACAACCTATTTGAAGGACAAGGAAGGGCTGCGCAAACGGCTCTACGGTCTCACCTCCTAA